Proteins encoded in a region of the Halococcus saccharolyticus DSM 5350 genome:
- a CDS encoding ZIP family metal transporter, translated as MTLVLVIAAVVAGGSLTAGAALGLVWTPPKRVLAIVLAFASGAFITALATDLFVESVETAGFVLPAASLLAGAITYVVAILLVERSGRGGEGTTLFLGSLFDGVPESVALGITFVGDAGTLPLFAAIVINNVPEGIGGASDMHSGGFSTTAILVLWTATGIVLSLTVVAGSVLLRGASPAALAVIRSFAGGAVLATLADATMPEAFDEGGPAVAIATAVGFLLTFALALV; from the coding sequence ATGACTCTCGTCCTCGTCATCGCCGCCGTCGTCGCGGGTGGCTCGCTCACCGCAGGAGCCGCCCTCGGACTGGTCTGGACGCCACCCAAGCGCGTCCTGGCGATCGTGCTCGCGTTCGCCAGCGGGGCGTTCATCACTGCGCTCGCGACGGACCTGTTCGTCGAGTCCGTGGAGACCGCGGGGTTCGTCCTCCCAGCGGCGAGCCTACTGGCTGGCGCGATCACCTACGTCGTCGCCATCCTGCTCGTCGAGCGCTCGGGCCGCGGTGGGGAGGGAACCACGCTGTTTCTCGGCTCGCTGTTCGACGGCGTTCCCGAGAGCGTCGCCCTCGGGATCACGTTCGTCGGCGACGCCGGCACGCTCCCGCTGTTCGCGGCCATCGTGATCAACAACGTTCCCGAGGGGATCGGCGGGGCCTCGGACATGCACTCGGGTGGCTTCTCGACCACCGCGATCCTCGTTCTTTGGACCGCAACCGGGATCGTACTCTCGCTCACCGTCGTCGCCGGCAGCGTCCTCCTCCGCGGAGCGTCGCCGGCAGCGCTCGCGGTGATCCGGTCGTTCGCCGGCGGTGCCGTCCTCGCCACGCTCGCCGATGCCACGATGCCCGAGGCGTTCGACGAGGGCGGCCCAGCAGTCGCGATCGCTACCGCGGTCGGATTCCTCCTGACGTTCGCCCTGGCGCTGGTGTAG
- a CDS encoding MFS transporter, with protein MIETGSTKSESGSGFEFWAPAVVAGTALFLGVLDMSMMNVAVPSIVQDLNTTVSAMHGAIAVYSMVMAALIIPGGALRSVVDTKRLLVITLVIYSVGTLLAGASPNMLTLFVGWSIIEGIAAALLLPITYSIIVENYAGSARTKAFGAIGGVTAVGIAIGPMIGGVLTTFATWRWGMFGEFGIVLVVLALTRYLDSQPVDRRVAIDVGGTVLSILGVVTIVGGTLLAGRYGWVRPLRPFVVSGVRIEPLGFSPAIWSIALGVALLVLFVQWETRQARAGRSLLIPTDVLRNRTFAAGIATFAAESLFLSGFMFSMPVFLQSALGYSAFQTGLALLPFSVATLLVATISTGWRAYVAPKHIVQGGLVLMAAGLLLLVALTDLDLTLLEMVLPMAVIGIGLGLFTGQLVDLTMSAVPSSEASVASGVINSLSQLGYAFGTAVAGSFLLAGFYGNVVDGVTQFVARSPISGAERRQLIVTLEDQLDTTTQAQQEAFVNQLPPATRGQLLDVVQMAMETAQQGVLLLIVVFVLLTLVTASLLPAVRPR; from the coding sequence ATGATCGAAACCGGCTCGACGAAATCGGAGTCCGGCTCCGGGTTCGAATTTTGGGCTCCGGCGGTCGTCGCCGGCACGGCGCTGTTCCTCGGCGTCCTCGATATGTCGATGATGAACGTCGCCGTCCCGTCGATCGTACAGGACCTGAACACCACGGTGAGTGCGATGCACGGCGCGATCGCGGTGTACTCGATGGTGATGGCCGCTCTCATCATCCCGGGCGGGGCGCTCAGATCGGTCGTCGATACGAAACGACTGCTCGTGATCACGCTCGTGATCTACAGCGTCGGGACGCTGCTCGCGGGGGCCAGCCCGAACATGCTCACGCTCTTCGTCGGCTGGTCGATCATTGAGGGAATCGCCGCAGCACTCCTCCTCCCGATCACCTACTCCATCATCGTCGAAAACTACGCGGGCAGTGCCCGGACCAAAGCCTTCGGGGCGATCGGCGGCGTGACGGCGGTCGGTATCGCCATCGGACCGATGATCGGCGGGGTTCTCACGACGTTCGCCACGTGGCGATGGGGGATGTTCGGCGAGTTCGGCATCGTGCTCGTAGTGCTCGCGCTGACACGCTACCTCGACTCCCAGCCGGTCGATCGGCGCGTGGCGATCGACGTCGGCGGCACAGTGCTGTCGATCCTCGGTGTGGTCACGATCGTCGGTGGGACTCTGCTCGCCGGTCGGTACGGCTGGGTGCGCCCGTTGCGCCCGTTCGTCGTGAGTGGAGTACGGATCGAACCGTTGGGATTCTCGCCCGCGATCTGGTCGATCGCGCTCGGGGTGGCGTTGCTCGTGCTGTTCGTCCAGTGGGAGACTCGCCAGGCACGCGCCGGTCGTTCGCTGTTGATCCCGACGGACGTGCTCCGGAATCGGACGTTCGCCGCCGGGATCGCCACGTTCGCCGCCGAGTCGCTGTTCCTCTCGGGGTTCATGTTCTCGATGCCGGTCTTTCTCCAGTCGGCGCTCGGCTACTCGGCGTTTCAGACCGGGCTCGCGCTCCTCCCGTTCTCGGTCGCGACGCTGCTCGTGGCGACGATCTCGACGGGGTGGCGCGCGTACGTCGCACCGAAGCACATCGTCCAGGGCGGGCTCGTGTTGATGGCCGCTGGATTGCTGCTCCTCGTCGCGCTGACTGACCTCGATCTGACGCTTCTCGAAATGGTGCTGCCGATGGCAGTGATCGGAATCGGATTGGGACTGTTCACGGGCCAGCTCGTCGACCTCACCATGTCGGCGGTCCCGTCGTCGGAGGCCTCGGTGGCGTCGGGCGTCATCAACTCGCTGAGCCAGCTCGGGTACGCGTTCGGGACCGCCGTCGCCGGATCCTTTCTGCTCGCCGGGTTCTACGGGAACGTCGTCGATGGTGTGACACAGTTCGTGGCGCGATCACCGATCTCGGGTGCCGAGCGGCGACAACTGATCGTCACCCTTGAGGACCAGCTCGATACGACGACTCAGGCCCAGCAGGAGGCGTTCGTCAACCAGCTTCCACCAGCGACGCGCGGGCAACTCCTCGACGTCGTCCAGATGGCGATGGAGACCGCTCAACAGGGCGTGCTGTTGCTCATCGTGGTTTTCGTCCTCCTCACCCTCGTCACGGCGAGTCTTCTCCCTGCAGTACGGCCACGGTGA
- a CDS encoding bifunctional 5,10-methylene-tetrahydrofolate dehydrogenase/5,10-methylene-tetrahydrofolate cyclohydrolase, whose protein sequence is MTEIIDGEAVASDIRDGVAECVDTLDEAGVTPGLATVLMSDDDASETYVSMKQQDCEEVGIEAHDIEIDPDAPAAELYDTVDELNADDAIDGILVQMPVPDHVDDREVLRRTRPAKDVDGFHPENVGRLVAGDARFKPCTPHGIQKLLEAYDVETEGADAVVVGRSDIVGKPMANLLIQKAPFGNATTTVCHSRTEDLAAKVGNADIVVAAVGVPELVDGSMLKQGATVIDVGVNRVETDEGDSELVGDVDFESAREVAGAITPVPGGVGPMTRAMLLYNTVKAASQQHGVEIDLP, encoded by the coding sequence ATGACCGAGATCATCGACGGCGAGGCGGTCGCGAGCGACATCCGGGACGGTGTCGCCGAGTGCGTGGACACCCTCGACGAGGCTGGTGTCACGCCGGGCCTCGCGACAGTCCTGATGAGCGACGACGACGCGAGCGAGACGTACGTCTCGATGAAACAGCAAGACTGCGAGGAGGTCGGGATCGAAGCCCACGACATCGAGATCGATCCCGACGCGCCGGCCGCGGAGCTGTACGATACCGTCGACGAGCTGAACGCGGACGACGCGATCGACGGCATCCTCGTCCAGATGCCGGTGCCCGACCACGTCGACGACCGTGAGGTCCTCCGTCGAACCCGCCCCGCGAAGGACGTCGACGGGTTCCACCCCGAGAACGTCGGCCGGCTGGTCGCCGGTGACGCCCGATTCAAACCCTGCACGCCTCACGGCATCCAGAAGCTCCTCGAAGCCTACGACGTCGAAACCGAGGGGGCCGACGCCGTGGTAGTCGGTCGCTCCGACATCGTCGGCAAGCCGATGGCGAACCTCCTGATCCAGAAAGCGCCCTTCGGGAACGCCACCACGACCGTCTGCCACTCCCGGACTGAGGACCTCGCCGCGAAAGTCGGCAACGCCGACATCGTCGTCGCCGCTGTGGGCGTGCCGGAGCTCGTCGATGGCTCGATGTTGAAGCAGGGTGCGACCGTGATTGACGTCGGTGTCAACCGCGTGGAGACGGACGAAGGCGATTCTGAACTCGTCGGCGACGTCGACTTCGAGAGCGCGCGAGAGGTCGCGGGAGCGATCACGCCCGTCCCGGGTGGCGTTGGCCCGATGACCCGCGCAATGCTCTTGTACAACACGGTGAAGGCAGCGAGCCAGCAACACGGCGTCGAGATCGACCTTCCCTGA
- a CDS encoding GcvT family protein has translation MSTEDTLPESAGTVVVGAGCVGCSAAYHLAERGREDVVVLDRGPLFETGGSTSHAPGLVFQTAGGKLMTHMAAYTRDLYTDLDSYRMSGGIEVAYTEDRWEFLKRKREWGQSYGLEGGDLLSPEGVAEHVPQIDESVIHGGYYLPTDGKAHAVDASAAMAERARELAGHEFHGNTTVTDIETADGAVQAVVTDQGRIECDDLLVATNIWGPLFGEMVDTDVPLVPCSHQYLVSDPIDDLAGAQEEIEQPILRHQDYSLYFRQHGDSYGVGSYNHEPLLVDPEDIYGSEKLDDLGLEYPSLREFAATHFYENTHPDHDESAYDAARELVPAFDEDSWETEMNGMFCFTPDGMPILGPDEDTDGLWWSLAIWVTQSGGAGDIVAAWMEDGTPRLDGERVNADPAHVSRFQSHAGSREYTYGRGAQQYQEVYQLIHPREQPKDQRALRRSPFYDRQADLGAEFYDTDGWEVPQWYEANESLLSEYDVPDRPDWLARNWSKAQGVEHQAVRDRVAMFDMTTFTGIEVEGEGTQEFLQGLLTNDMDCSVGRMRYATMLNEDGGILADLTVARLGDERYLLTTGGGNSATLHSRWIREHAPDSVSITVHDSSRSGIGVFGPESRNLLGPLVEADLSNDAFPFYSVEETYLGSLPVTMLRLSYAGELGWELYTPTEYGAQLWDTIWEAGQDYGVVPMGWEALDSTSLEKGYRLWGTDVTPEYNPYEAGIGFAVDLDTEFVGKDAIVTAREDGIDEKLVPITFDEPGTVVDAGHPVFDGDDVIGYGCRADYGYTIDAGIVYAYLPAAYAEPGTDVTISYEGKRHAATVREEPLFDPDMDRMLR, from the coding sequence ATGAGCACAGAGGATACATTGCCGGAGAGCGCCGGGACCGTCGTCGTGGGTGCGGGCTGTGTCGGCTGTTCGGCGGCGTACCATCTCGCCGAACGGGGTCGCGAGGACGTCGTCGTTCTCGATCGCGGACCGCTGTTCGAGACCGGCGGCTCGACCTCGCACGCACCTGGTCTCGTCTTCCAGACCGCTGGCGGGAAGCTGATGACCCACATGGCGGCGTACACCCGCGACCTCTACACCGATCTCGACAGCTACCGGATGTCGGGTGGGATCGAGGTCGCGTACACCGAAGACCGATGGGAGTTCCTGAAACGAAAGCGCGAGTGGGGCCAGTCCTACGGCCTCGAAGGCGGCGACCTCCTCTCTCCTGAAGGAGTCGCCGAGCACGTCCCGCAGATCGACGAATCCGTGATCCACGGTGGGTACTACCTCCCGACCGATGGAAAGGCCCACGCGGTCGACGCCTCGGCGGCGATGGCCGAACGCGCGCGCGAACTCGCCGGCCACGAGTTCCACGGCAACACCACCGTCACCGACATCGAAACGGCCGACGGCGCGGTACAAGCAGTCGTCACTGATCAGGGGCGGATCGAGTGTGACGACCTCCTCGTCGCGACCAACATCTGGGGACCGCTCTTTGGGGAGATGGTCGACACCGACGTGCCGCTAGTGCCGTGTTCGCATCAGTATCTCGTGAGCGATCCGATCGACGACCTCGCCGGCGCGCAGGAGGAGATCGAACAGCCGATCCTCCGTCACCAGGATTATTCACTCTACTTCCGCCAGCACGGCGACTCCTACGGCGTGGGGTCGTACAACCACGAGCCGCTGCTCGTCGATCCGGAGGACATCTACGGCTCCGAGAAACTCGACGACCTCGGACTGGAGTACCCCTCGCTCCGCGAGTTCGCCGCCACCCACTTCTACGAGAATACCCACCCCGACCACGACGAGAGCGCGTACGACGCCGCTCGCGAACTCGTCCCGGCCTTCGACGAGGATTCATGGGAGACCGAGATGAACGGGATGTTCTGTTTCACGCCCGACGGGATGCCGATTCTCGGCCCCGACGAGGACACCGACGGCCTCTGGTGGTCGCTCGCGATCTGGGTCACTCAGTCGGGCGGTGCCGGCGACATCGTCGCCGCCTGGATGGAAGACGGAACCCCGCGACTCGACGGCGAGCGCGTGAACGCCGATCCCGCCCACGTCAGTCGGTTCCAGTCCCACGCCGGCAGCCGGGAGTACACCTACGGCCGCGGAGCCCAGCAGTACCAGGAGGTCTACCAGCTCATCCACCCGCGCGAGCAGCCGAAGGACCAGCGCGCGCTCCGGCGGAGCCCCTTTTACGATCGTCAGGCGGACCTCGGCGCGGAGTTCTACGACACCGACGGCTGGGAGGTCCCTCAGTGGTACGAGGCGAACGAATCCCTCCTCTCGGAGTACGACGTTCCCGACCGTCCCGACTGGCTCGCGCGCAACTGGTCGAAGGCCCAAGGTGTCGAACACCAGGCCGTCCGCGATCGGGTCGCGATGTTCGACATGACCACGTTCACCGGGATCGAGGTCGAAGGCGAGGGAACCCAGGAATTCCTCCAGGGGCTGCTGACGAACGACATGGACTGCTCGGTAGGACGGATGCGCTACGCCACGATGCTGAATGAGGACGGCGGTATTCTCGCGGATCTGACCGTCGCGCGGCTCGGGGATGAACGCTACCTGCTGACGACCGGCGGTGGCAACTCCGCGACGCTGCACTCCCGATGGATCAGAGAGCATGCGCCCGACTCGGTGTCGATCACCGTCCACGATTCGAGCCGGTCGGGGATCGGCGTATTCGGCCCGGAATCCCGAAATCTGCTCGGACCGCTGGTCGAGGCCGACCTCTCGAACGACGCCTTCCCCTTCTACTCTGTCGAAGAGACCTACCTTGGGAGCCTGCCGGTGACGATGCTCCGGCTTTCCTACGCCGGCGAACTCGGTTGGGAGCTCTACACGCCCACCGAGTACGGCGCGCAGCTCTGGGACACGATCTGGGAGGCAGGCCAAGACTACGGCGTCGTCCCGATGGGATGGGAGGCGCTCGACTCCACGAGCCTGGAGAAGGGCTACCGGCTGTGGGGGACCGACGTCACGCCGGAATACAACCCCTACGAGGCGGGGATCGGGTTCGCGGTCGACCTCGACACCGAGTTCGTGGGAAAGGACGCGATCGTGACGGCCCGCGAGGACGGCATCGACGAGAAGCTCGTTCCGATCACGTTCGACGAACCTGGGACGGTCGTCGACGCTGGCCATCCAGTGTTCGACGGCGACGACGTGATCGGCTACGGCTGCCGCGCTGACTACGGCTACACGATCGACGCCGGGATCGTCTACGCGTACCTCCCCGCGGCCTACGCCGAGCCGGGGACCGACGTGACTATCAGCTACGAGGGGAAACGTCACGCAGCAACCGTGCGCGAGGAACCGCTGTTCGATCCCGACATGGACCGAATGCTCCGTTGA